The genomic segment AAGAACGGTCAGAGTAACACAGCAACACCGGAAGCAACTACATCCTCACAAGAAAGTACAACGTAAGTATGGAAGTCGGGCTATCGCAACATGATGGCTCTTACCGTGTTGAACTCGCTCGAAAGGCAATTCATTTCTGTTCCCTTTTGATCCCGGTTCTCTACTTTTTCCTGAATAAAGAAAACGCTCTGCTTCTCCTTGTTCCGGTAACTACTCTCTTTATCGGCGTTGATGTTGCACGTTACTATTCTCAGCCGCTTCAACAATGGTTCCTCCAAATGTTCGGTTGGATGTTACGGAAACACGAAACAGACGAAAAACGAAAACGACTCAACGGCGCTTCGTATGTTCTCATTTCAGCAACGATTTGCGTCATTGTCTTTCCAAAAGTTATTATGCTCAGTTGTTTCTCTGTTTTGATTATTTCCGATTTAACCGCCGCTCTTGTCGGCAAACGATTCGGACGTCATCGTTTCCTTTCTAAATCTCTTGAAGGAAGTCTCGCATTTCTCGTCAGCGGAATCATTGTCATTCTCCTCACTCCAAAAGTAGAACATCATTTCACAGAATATCTCATCGGGGTTATTGCCGTTGCCGTCGGAATGGTCATCGAAGCACTTCCAACATCGGTGGATGATAATCTGTCAATCCCACTCACGGTTGGCGCAACCATGTGGCTTCTCTATTTCCTCTTTTTACCATCATCAAACATTTTTATTTTAGGATGAAACAACAACGAGTCTATTTATCCGGCGGAATGGAATATGCCGACGGCGAAGGCGCAAGTTGGCGCCAAACAATGCAACTGTGGCTCGAGACAGAACTCGGACATTCTGTTTTTAATCCCAACGTCGAGAGCGACATGTTCTTCGCATCGAAATACCCTGATGTTGATTTCCGGAAAGCAAAGATAGAAAACATTACCTTGTATCAGGAAATCGTCCGGCATCTTGTCGAAATTGATTGCAAAGAAATCGCCGAACATTCCGATTACGTCATTTGCTATTGGGATGACGGAGCGGCAAAAGGCGCAGGCACGAAAGGCGAACTCACGATGGCAAAATATTTCAACAAGCCAGTCTATCTCGTAACAACATTCAAACTTCACGACATACCGGGATGGGTGCTTGGTTGTACGACGAAATTTTTCCAATCTTTCGATGAACTCAGAACCTTTCTAAAAGCATTGTAGAGTGTTGGTCGAAATATGATTTCTTCATTCATTATTTGTTATTCATCATTCGACATTTTTCTGAATAATGAATATCGAATTTTCAATTCCGAATGTTGAAAGATTTTTGAGGGCAACCTCAACTTAATAATTTTGCAATGACAAAAACCATCTTCACATATCTCCTCCACCTCGGACTCTTCATCCTCACATTCATCACGGTGACAATTGCCGGAGTGCAATGGCTGAACAAAAACCCGTTCGAACTCCTGTACTTTGCCGACGGACTTCCCTACTCCCTTTCGCTCCTTGCAATCATCTCTGCGCACGAATTCGGACATTACTTTGCGGCGAAGGCGCACAACATAAAAACAACGCTCCCCTTTTACATTCCCGCTCCATCGTTCCTCGTCAATCCCTTCGGCACAATGGGCGCAGTCATTCGTGTCCGAGAACCACTAAAAACACGAAAAGCATTATTCGATATTGGCATCGCCGGTCCCGTTGCAGGGCTTGTCGTAACAATACCAATTCTCTTCTACGGATTTGCAACACTCCCGCCAAAGGAATTCCTCTACACACTTCATCCTGAATACATGAATCTCGAAACCCTCCCGACACAAGGCATGACATTCGGAACATCCATCTATTTTTGGTTAATGAAAGAATGGTTCTCCTATCAACCATTCATCCCCCCGATGAACGAAATCTATCACTATCCATATCTCTGCGCGGGATGGTTCGGCTTATTCATGACAGCGCTTAATCTTCTCCCCATCGGACAGTTAGATGGCGGACATATTCTGTACGCGCTCATCGGAAAAGCGCAACGACACGTTGCATACATTTTCTTTCTCCTCTTAATTCTCACAGGATTTGCAAGCGTCTATTCATTATTCATCTGGAAAGTACAACTCGGTTCTATTGGCTGGCTCTTGTGGGCAGTAGTATTATACTTCATCATCAAA from the Ignavibacteriota bacterium genome contains:
- a CDS encoding dolichol kinase produces the protein MEVGLSQHDGSYRVELARKAIHFCSLLIPVLYFFLNKENALLLLVPVTTLFIGVDVARYYSQPLQQWFLQMFGWMLRKHETDEKRKRLNGASYVLISATICVIVFPKVIMLSCFSVLIISDLTAALVGKRFGRHRFLSKSLEGSLAFLVSGIIVILLTPKVEHHFTEYLIGVIAVAVGMVIEALPTSVDDNLSIPLTVGATMWLLYFLFLPSSNIFILG
- a CDS encoding site-2 protease family protein, whose amino-acid sequence is MQWLNKNPFELLYFADGLPYSLSLLAIISAHEFGHYFAAKAHNIKTTLPFYIPAPSFLVNPFGTMGAVIRVREPLKTRKALFDIGIAGPVAGLVVTIPILFYGFATLPPKEFLYTLHPEYMNLETLPTQGMTFGTSIYFWLMKEWFSYQPFIPPMNEIYHYPYLCAGWFGLFMTALNLLPIGQLDGGHILYALIGKAQRHVAYIFFLLLILTGFASVYSLFIWKVQLGSIGWLLWAVVLYFIIKIEHPPINDEEPLTPGRKYLGWIILIFFLLTFPPIPFYDFTPF